The nucleotide window GAGAGGGTTATCTACACTTGCTGGAAGCTGGATTGGTGGAGGTGCTAACCAAACAGCCATGCTAGAAATTTATGGTTATAACCAAAAACTATATGGAGGTATGGTTTTCGTGGATATCGTTGTTGCAAACATCTGGATGGCCATCATTCTATTTGGCATTGGCAAACGCAACGGTATTAACAAGTGGTTAAAAGCCGATACATCTTCAATTGAAAGTTTAAAAGAAAAAGTGACTCAGTTTTCAGAGAAAGTAAAAAGAAATCCATCACTTACAGATCTTATGATTATTGTTGCTATCGCTTTTGGAACCGTTAGTATTGCGCACTTATGCGCAGGATATTTGGCGCCATTTTTTAAAGATGTAGTAAATAATATTCGATCTGAAACAACCAGAAACGTATTTACATTCCTCGATTCTTCATTCTTCTGGATGATTAGTATATCAACAATAATAGCAATTCTGTTATCCTTTACTAAAGCCAAAAATTATGAAGGTGCAGGTGCTAGTAAATTTGGTAGTGTATTTATCTATATCCTTGTTGCTACCATTGGAATGAAAATGGATCTAACCCTAATATTTGACAATCTAGGACTGATTGCTATAGGTGTAGTTTGGATGACGATTCATGCCTTGTTATTAATTCTTGTGGCAAAGCTTATTAAAGCACCATACTTCTTCTTGGCTGTAGGAAGCCAAGCTAATGTTGGTGGTGCCGCTTCTGCTCCAATTGTGGCTTCTGCTTTTCATCCTTCCTTGGCAACGGTAGGTGTTTTACTTGCTGTTTTTGGTTATGCTGTAGGAACCATTGCGGCAATCGGTTGTACAATTTTAATGCAATTAGCAGCTGGTGGCTAGTATTTTTAATTTCAAAATAAGATATTTGCGCTGCTAAATTTCTATCTATATATGACAAATTTCTATAAAACACTGAGCCTTTTAGCTTTACTATTAATGGTATGGTCTTGCGGAGAAGATAATGATACTAACTTCACCTTAAAAGGTAGTATTAAGGACCTAAAAAAAGGCGTTGTATATCTTCAAAAAGAAGTTGACTCTACCATAGTACATTTAGATTCTATGGTTATTTCTGGTCAACCAGAATTTACGTTAAAAACAAATTTAGAAGAGCCAATGCTTTTATACCTTAAGCTCTTTAAAAATGATGGAGAAGAACATTACATTCCGTTTTTTGCTGATGAGGGCGTTACTGAAATAAAAACTACACTTAAGAACTTTAATTTTGATGCTGAAATAAAAGGTTCTAAACCACAAGATTTGCTTAATGAATATACCAAAGTAATGTCAAAATTTAATAATCAGAATTTAGATATTATAGAAGCTAATTTCTTAGCTCAAAAGAATAATGACAGTATAGCAGCAGACTCATTAAATAAAGCCTCAGAAGTATTATACAAACGTAAGTACTCGTATACAATTCAGTTTGCTTTAAATAATAGAGACAATATTATAGCGCCTTATTTGGCTTTGTATGAAGTTCCTTCTGCTAATCCTATTTATGTAGATTCTATCTATAATGGTTTAACTGAAAATGTTAAAAACTCATTTTACGGCAAAAAACTTGGAGATTTCATTGCTGAAAGAAACTCTGAACAATAAGTGAACACTAATTTATTGAAAAATAAAGCTCTAACTACAGATTGTAATTAGCGCTTTTTTATTTAAAAGTAGACAGACGATTCCCTTCGGCTACGCTCAGGATAAACTTCTCGTCCTTTTAAATTAAAGTCAATAAAAAACCCTAACTACGTAAATTGTAATTAGAGTTTCAATTAGAGAGCCGATAGAGGGACTCCCTTCGGCTACGCTCAGGATAAACTTCTCGTCCTTTTAAATTAAAGTCAATAAAAAAAACCCTAACTACGTAAATTGTAATTAGAGTTTCAATTAGAGAGCCGATAGAGGGACTCCCTTCGGCTACGCTCAGGATAAACTTCTCGTCCTTTTAAATTAAAGTCAATAAAAAAAACCCTAACTACGTAAATTGTAATTAGAGTTTCAATTAGAGAGCCGATAGAGGGACTCGAACCCACGACCTGCTGATTACAAATCAGCTGCTCTAGCCAGCTGAGCTATATCGGCAAAAAGCGGATGCAAAATTAAACCTTAAATTCAATTTTGCAAGTGCTTTTATTTTAATTTATTTATTCTTTCGATTAATGCTCTGCCTTTAGATTCAAGGTCATTGTTAATTGCTTTAAAATGTGATTTTGCATCGTCTACACTTCTATCGTTTACGCGAGCAATTAATTCATCAAAAGACGCAATGGCCTCGTCAATAATAGCATTACTCTCCTTAGTTGGTTTCTCGGTGTTTTCTAATTCCCAATAATAAACCGCCTCAATGATATCTCCAAAAACGTAATTAATATCTTTTTTTAAATCTCTTTTATTTGCCATAATAATCTATGTTAATTTGGATACAAATGTACGGAATACTTGATATACTTTATTAATATTTAAACGTAAACTTCAAGTAGTTTTGCGCTGTTGGTAGACAATTTAAAATCTTTAATTACCGCTGGAATGAGAATAGTTTCACCTTTTGAGATTACCTCTCTTGTATTGTCTGCTACAACTTCCACTTCTCCATCTACACACATGTATATTAGAAATGAATCATGTGTGTTTTCTTTAACCAATTCACTATCTAATTCTAAATAATTAGTTGTAAAAAAAGGACAACTTACCATATTGTTTGCTGTGTTTTTTTCCTTTTTGTATTTAACTTTAAAATCATCTTTTAAATCAAATTTAAAGGCATCTATTGCAATGTCGTTATGTAACTCACGTTCATTGCCTTGGGCATCTTTTCTATCCCAATCATATACACGATAAGTAACGTCGCTCGTTTGCTGAATTTCTGCTAGTAAAACGCCTGCGCCAATAGCGTGCACACGACCTGCTTCTATAAAATAGGTGTCGCCTTCTTTTACTTTGTCAAAGTTTAGAATACTGGTAAGGCTTTTATTGTTAAGATGCTTTAGATATGTCTCCCTATCGATTTTTTGATTAAAGCCAACTATTAAATTGGCATCCTTGTCTGCCTGCATAACATACCACATTTCGGTTTTTCCGAATGAGTTATGTCTAGCTTTTGCTAATTCATCATCTGGATGTAACTGAATACTTAAATCTTGTTTGGCATCTATAAACTTAATTAATAATGGAAAATCATGACCAAATCTATCATAGTTTTTCTCACCTATTAACTCTCCTTTATACAGCTCTAAAATATCTTGAAGGTTTTGAGAATTGAGATCTCCATTGACAACTTTTGAAATATCACCAGGTACTGTACTGATTTCCCAACTCTCACCTAATTCTTTAGAGCTTGAGGCCTTGTTGAATTGCGTTGCTAATTTGGTGCCTCCCCAAATTTTGTCTTTTAGTATTGGACGAAATTTTAGAGGATATAATTGTTGTTTCATAAATTATTGGCCTGAATAGGTTACAAAATTACGTGGAGTTTCGTATAATGTAATTTCTAAATGAAACTTATCATCTAGTTTTGCCTTTATTTTATTGTATATAACTACAGCAATATTTTCTGCAGTTGGGTTTAAATCTTGAAATTCTGGAACTTCAATATTAAGGTTCTTATGGTCAAAAGCATTTTCTACCTCAGACTTAATTATGTCCTTTAAAATCTTTACATCTATAACGTAACCTGTTTCTGGGTCTATTTCTCCGGTTACACTAGCAATAAGTTCGTAATTATGACCATGAAAGTTAGGATTATTGCACAGTCCGAAAACTTCATCGTTTTTTTCAAAGCTCCAGTCTTTTCTGTAAAGTCTATGTGCGGCATTAAAATGTGCTTTTCTGTGTACAGTTACCTTCATGACTTATTAACGTTTATATGTTTATAGAATTTTTCAAAAATGATTTTAAACCAAGCTGTATAATGTTCTGGATGTAAGGATACATCAGCCTTTACGTCTTCTAAAGGCATCCATTTCCAATCGGCAACTTCTTTGGGATTTATATTAGGTTTATCATTATACTTTCCTACCATTATATGGTCGTACTCGTGCTCGGTTAATCCGTTATCAAAGGGAGCTTTATAAATAAACGAAGTGGTTTCCTTTAATTCGGTTACAAAGCCCATTTCTTCTTGTAGTCTTCTTTTTCCTGCATCGAGATTAGATTCTCCGTTGCGTTGGTGGCTACAGCAGGTGTTTGTCCATAATCCTGGTGAATGATACTTATGTAATGCGCGTTGTTGAAGCATTAGCTCGTTTTTATCATTGAATACAAATACTGAAAATGCACGATGAAGCAACGCTTTTTCGTGGGCTTCCATTTTTGGCATTAAGCCTATTTTATTGTCGTTTTCATCTACGAGGATGACCTGTTCTTCTATCATAAAGCAAAATTAATATCTATAGTATAAAAAATGCTAAAGGAATTCATAAAAAATAGCCGTTTAAAGGCTTAAACGGCTATTTTTTTATT belongs to Winogradskyella sp. J14-2 and includes:
- a CDS encoding DUF819 domain-containing protein codes for the protein MDNSPIFTNDTIVFGLLMLALGLVFITESIKTGFWAKFYKIVPGLFMAYMLPAVLTTTGLIAPEWTTISENGAETEHSSNLYYVASRYLLPAALVLMTLSIDLKAVFNLGWKALAMFFTGTIGIVIGGPIAILLISLVSPETVGGVGPDAVWRGLSTLAGSWIGGGANQTAMLEIYGYNQKLYGGMVFVDIVVANIWMAIILFGIGKRNGINKWLKADTSSIESLKEKVTQFSEKVKRNPSLTDLMIIVAIAFGTVSIAHLCAGYLAPFFKDVVNNIRSETTRNVFTFLDSSFFWMISISTIIAILLSFTKAKNYEGAGASKFGSVFIYILVATIGMKMDLTLIFDNLGLIAIGVVWMTIHALLLILVAKLIKAPYFFLAVGSQANVGGAASAPIVASAFHPSLATVGVLLAVFGYAVGTIAAIGCTILMQLAAGG
- a CDS encoding DUF4369 domain-containing protein gives rise to the protein MTNFYKTLSLLALLLMVWSCGEDNDTNFTLKGSIKDLKKGVVYLQKEVDSTIVHLDSMVISGQPEFTLKTNLEEPMLLYLKLFKNDGEEHYIPFFADEGVTEIKTTLKNFNFDAEIKGSKPQDLLNEYTKVMSKFNNQNLDIIEANFLAQKNNDSIAADSLNKASEVLYKRKYSYTIQFALNNRDNIIAPYLALYEVPSANPIYVDSIYNGLTENVKNSFYGKKLGDFIAERNSEQ
- a CDS encoding type I phosphomannose isomerase catalytic subunit; translated protein: MKQQLYPLKFRPILKDKIWGGTKLATQFNKASSSKELGESWEISTVPGDISKVVNGDLNSQNLQDILELYKGELIGEKNYDRFGHDFPLLIKFIDAKQDLSIQLHPDDELAKARHNSFGKTEMWYVMQADKDANLIVGFNQKIDRETYLKHLNNKSLTSILNFDKVKEGDTYFIEAGRVHAIGAGVLLAEIQQTSDVTYRVYDWDRKDAQGNERELHNDIAIDAFKFDLKDDFKVKYKKEKNTANNMVSCPFFTTNYLELDSELVKENTHDSFLIYMCVDGEVEVVADNTREVISKGETILIPAVIKDFKLSTNSAKLLEVYV
- a CDS encoding 6-pyruvoyl trahydropterin synthase family protein; the protein is MKVTVHRKAHFNAAHRLYRKDWSFEKNDEVFGLCNNPNFHGHNYELIASVTGEIDPETGYVIDVKILKDIIKSEVENAFDHKNLNIEVPEFQDLNPTAENIAVVIYNKIKAKLDDKFHLEITLYETPRNFVTYSGQ
- the idi gene encoding isopentenyl-diphosphate Delta-isomerase produces the protein MIEEQVILVDENDNKIGLMPKMEAHEKALLHRAFSVFVFNDKNELMLQQRALHKYHSPGLWTNTCCSHQRNGESNLDAGKRRLQEEMGFVTELKETTSFIYKAPFDNGLTEHEYDHIMVGKYNDKPNINPKEVADWKWMPLEDVKADVSLHPEHYTAWFKIIFEKFYKHINVNKS